One Nicotiana tomentosiformis chromosome 4, ASM39032v3, whole genome shotgun sequence genomic window carries:
- the LOC138909933 gene encoding uncharacterized protein — protein MAATSKQSKQQDKDNNKQPPKKPTGKATGAPNPQKKKKRTDKEKELQTRQLIVESEQEEEEPLVRRTMKKGITTTSLNPPSKGIEIREPVSNQRKASKQSDANDKGKQKITAKSESESYSDNELLHVNMSDEDEGEPIDRAAWEKNFVNEKAFRAYNKILGSKKYIPEKPINIRTLKKKYLEFLKSI, from the coding sequence ATGGCAGCAACGAGCAAAcagtccaagcaacaagacaaagataataacaagcaaccgcccaaaaagcccaCCGGAAAGGCAACAGGtgctccaaatccacagaaaaaaaagAAGCGAACTGACAAAGAAAAGGAACTACAGACTAGGCAGTTAATTGTTGAATCAGAGCAAGAAGAGGAGGAACCATTAGTCAGGAGGACaatgaagaagggtattacaacaACATCATTAAATCCGCCAAGCAAAGGGATAGAGATAAGAGAACCTGTGTCGAACCAGAGAAAAGCCTCCAAACAGAGTGATGCGAATGATAAAGGAAAGCAGAAGATTACTGCAAAATCTGAGTCCGAGTCCTATTCGGATAATGAGCTTCTACAtgtcaacatgagtgatgaagatgagggtgaaccaATAGACCGAGCTGCTTGGGAGAAGAACTTTGTTAATGAAAAGGCATTCCGAGCTTATAATAAGATACtgggttcaaagaagtacattccagaAAAGCCGATCAATATCAgaacacttaagaaaaagtacctAGAGTTTCTAAAATCAATTTGA
- the LOC104112829 gene encoding uncharacterized protein has protein sequence MDSQKSQGKLTRTQSSLLRSSPTIRSSIHSLNSINELRVDHEPDLEEQKPHKPGSIPVRPAPSRIAPILAILAVSTCTLFVFFNRDDIPTSENLLLALIFVAVLLFLAGKKKQSIHQGYIFFKHLSEEYGKKLGLSGNQSKPVQWFIGETNKEGNFEKVNREGVEVYSNGDFYEGEYHKGKCNGSGVYNYFVNGRYEGDWVDGKYDGYGIESWARGSKYRGQYRQGLRHGYGVYKFYTGDTYAGEWCNGQSHGIGSQSCSDGSCYIGQFKRAVKHGLGCYHFRNGDRYAGEYFGDKIHGFGVYHFANGHCYEGSWHEGRKQGYGMYTFRNGDTRCGEWDSANLNTPLPPLTHAVLRAVQAARKAAENAIKLRRVDEQVNKAVMGANRAATAARVAAIKAVQNQMDGIFCDTNRY, from the exons ATGGACAGTCAGAAAAGCCAGGGGAAGCTAACGAGGACTCAGTCTTCACTTCTACGGTCATCTCCAACTATCCGTTCGTCAATACACAGCCTTAACTCCATCAACGAACTCAGAGTTGACCATGAACCGGACCTTGAAGAGCAGAAGCCGCATAAACCCGGTTCAATACCGGTTCGACCGGCTCCGTCTAGGATAGCTCCGATTCTTGCGATTTTAGCGGTTTCTACTTGCACCCTTTTCGTTTTCTTTAACAGGGATGATATACCAACTTCAGAGAATCTGTTGTTAGCTTTAATTTTCGTAGCGGTTCTGCTTTTTTTAGCTGGCAAGAAAAAACAGTCAATTCACCAAGGTTACATTTTTTTCAAGCACTTAAGTGAAGAATACGGGAAAAAACTCGGGTTATCAGGAAACCAGTCGAAACCGGTACAGTGGTTCATTGGGGAAACAAACAAAGAAGGGAACTTTGAGAAAGTGAACCGGGAAGGAGTTGAGGTATACAGCAATGGTGATTTCTATGAGGGTGAGTATCACAAAGGGAAGTGCAACGGTAGTGGAGTTTACAACTATTTTGTGAATGGAAGGTATGAGGGTGATTGGGTTGATGGGAAATATGATGGTTATGGGATAGAGAGTTGGGCTAGGGGTAGTAAATATAGAGGGCAATATAGGCAAGGATTGAGACATGGCTATGGTGTTTACAAGTTCTATACAGGAGATACTTATGCTGGTGAATGGTGTAATGGTCAAAGTCATGGTATTGGGTCTCAGTCTTGCTCTGATGGTAGCTGTTACATTGGTCAATTTAAACGTGCTGTCAAACATGGCCTCGGTTGTTACCATTTCAG GAACGGGGATCGGTATGCAGGGGAATATTTTGGGGACAAGATTCATGGTTTTGGTGTGTATCACTTTGCAAATGGACATTGCTATGAAGGGTCATGGCATGAAGGTCGCAAGCAAGGCTACGGAATGTACACATTTAGAAATGGTGACACAAGGTGTGGGGAATGGGATTCTGCCAATTTGAATACTCCTTTGCCCCCACTTACTCATGCTGTCCTTCGAGCTGTTCAG GCTGCTAGAAAGGCAGCAGAGAATGCAATTAAACTAAGGAGGGTAGATGAACAAGTGAACAAAGCAGTGATGGGTGCAAACAGAGCTGCCACTGCTGCTAGAGTTGCTGCTATCAAAGCAGTACAAAATCAGATGGATGGAATATTTTGTGACACTAACCGTTATTGa